In a single window of the Novosphingobium sp. IK01 genome:
- a CDS encoding IclR family transcriptional regulator — MSDEIKSAARVLDMLELFSARCDGLTLSEVARGLELPKSSTLGLLRTLHKRGYLVREGDNDAYRLNDMVRRDGFARHGRILRVAPPVMTTLAAEAGETVLLGMPDAAGMVRLLAKEASPSDIRFDIELPRKVPAYCTALGRVLLARLDTAALDAALDCVPRASLTAATRVDRGAVADAVMAARETGFAVVEDEFAVGGTGVAAVIPLGPGQPLAALGLACISQRYRQDPPRLQAHLAGAISRIAEAMAGQGNM, encoded by the coding sequence ATGAGCGACGAGATAAAATCCGCAGCCCGCGTGCTGGATATGCTGGAGCTGTTTTCGGCCCGGTGCGATGGTCTGACTCTGAGCGAAGTCGCGCGCGGGCTGGAACTCCCCAAAAGCAGCACTCTGGGCTTGCTGCGAACTTTGCACAAGCGCGGTTATCTGGTCCGTGAAGGGGACAATGACGCCTACCGCCTGAACGACATGGTCCGTCGCGACGGCTTTGCCCGGCACGGGCGCATTTTGCGAGTGGCTCCGCCGGTGATGACGACGCTGGCGGCGGAGGCCGGTGAAACCGTTCTGCTGGGTATGCCCGATGCGGCCGGCATGGTTCGCCTGCTCGCCAAAGAGGCTTCGCCCTCGGACATCCGTTTCGATATCGAACTGCCGCGCAAGGTGCCTGCATACTGCACGGCGCTCGGTCGGGTGCTGCTCGCCCGGCTGGACACGGCTGCTCTTGACGCGGCGCTGGACTGCGTGCCCCGCGCATCGCTGACCGCTGCAACCCGCGTCGACCGGGGCGCTGTGGCAGATGCGGTAATGGCTGCACGAGAGACCGGCTTTGCCGTAGTCGAGGACGAATTTGCCGTCGGCGGAACAGGCGTTGCGGCGGTCATTCCGCTCGGGCCGGGCCAGCCGCTGGCCGCGCTTGGCCTTGCCTGTATTTCACAGCGCTACCGACAAGACCCACCGCGCCTTCAGGCGCATCTGGCCGGCGCCATTTCCCGCATTGCAGAGGCAATGGCAGGACAGGGCAATATGTAA
- a CDS encoding amidohydrolase family protein: MKHPFRKSGANAARNLILAGAALSGLGLANTGFAAAPAPDAAVGRTDRHDWIAAGTNTDHTPRMIPEQPEAVGGRIVVLRGGLVFDTQSLRVAPGSVVIQGRRVRAVLSPDSTAWPADAEVIDVTGKFVMPGLIDMHVHLTYPDNDTPSDVQAEDADGVLRGERNLRWFIEAGFTSVRDLNGVGDAPYRLADWAAQDAIPAPRVFTAGHIITGTGGHATERPVRPSHGPDYAWERNGADAWRAAVRETFKKGASVIKVASHFAPDEIQAAVDEAHRLGLKVTCDCETIYTQMAVEAGIDMIEHPLPRTDKTIAEMAQHHTASVPTLQVYQNVLDRAGGFWDSTSRRFTMTSDANFALFEKMKKAGIVMGVGTDTIGDANKMIPNIYLAELKWFVKGGYSIPQALQAATLTNARLLAMDDLIGSIQPGKLADVIVVDGRPDLDIDALRKVAMVFKDGRMMVRDGGVVIPPHVPVPLPRPSPAEKP; encoded by the coding sequence ATGAAGCATCCTTTTCGAAAGTCCGGTGCGAATGCCGCCCGGAACCTGATCCTGGCAGGGGCTGCACTGTCCGGCCTGGGCCTTGCCAACACCGGTTTCGCCGCTGCGCCTGCGCCTGATGCAGCGGTCGGGCGGACCGACCGCCATGACTGGATCGCGGCAGGGACCAACACCGATCACACCCCGCGCATGATCCCCGAACAGCCTGAAGCGGTCGGGGGGCGGATCGTGGTCTTGCGCGGAGGCCTCGTCTTCGACACGCAATCCCTTCGGGTCGCACCGGGAAGCGTGGTGATCCAGGGCAGGCGGGTGCGGGCCGTGCTTTCTCCCGACAGCACGGCGTGGCCCGCCGACGCGGAAGTGATCGATGTAACCGGCAAGTTCGTCATGCCGGGCCTGATCGACATGCATGTCCACCTGACCTACCCGGACAATGACACCCCTTCCGACGTGCAGGCAGAAGATGCTGACGGTGTTCTGCGCGGGGAGCGCAATCTGCGCTGGTTCATCGAAGCGGGCTTCACTTCCGTGCGCGATCTCAACGGCGTGGGCGATGCTCCCTACCGCCTGGCCGACTGGGCCGCGCAGGATGCCATTCCGGCCCCCCGCGTGTTCACTGCCGGACACATCATCACCGGCACGGGCGGTCATGCCACCGAGCGCCCGGTGCGCCCCTCGCACGGTCCCGACTATGCCTGGGAACGGAACGGCGCCGACGCCTGGCGTGCGGCGGTGCGCGAGACCTTCAAGAAGGGGGCCAGCGTCATCAAGGTTGCCAGCCACTTCGCGCCGGACGAAATCCAGGCCGCAGTAGACGAGGCGCATCGCCTCGGCCTGAAGGTGACGTGCGACTGCGAGACCATCTACACCCAGATGGCGGTGGAAGCAGGCATCGACATGATCGAGCATCCGCTGCCGCGCACCGACAAGACGATTGCCGAGATGGCGCAGCATCACACCGCCTCGGTGCCAACGCTACAGGTCTATCAGAACGTGCTCGACCGTGCGGGCGGTTTCTGGGATTCGACTTCGCGCCGCTTCACGATGACCTCGGACGCGAACTTCGCATTGTTCGAGAAGATGAAGAAAGCCGGGATCGTGATGGGCGTGGGCACCGACACGATCGGTGACGCGAACAAGATGATCCCCAATATCTACCTCGCCGAACTCAAGTGGTTCGTGAAGGGCGGCTACTCGATCCCGCAGGCGCTTCAGGCCGCGACGCTCACCAATGCCAGGCTGCTGGCGATGGACGACCTCATCGGCTCGATCCAGCCGGGCAAGCTGGCCGATGTCATCGTGGTCGACGGCCGCCCGGATCTGGATATCGACGCGCTGCGCAAGGTTGCGATGGTGTTCAAGGATGGCCGCATGATGGTGAGGGACGGCGGGGTCGTCATCCCCCCGCACGTACCGGTCCCGCTGCCCAGGCCTTCGCCCGCCGAAAAGCCCTGA
- a CDS encoding MFS transporter: MTTTALPAEGLAARPVPGRKDIARALASAMIGNWFELFDFIIYGYFAAQIGIAMFPASDPVTTILSSFATYGVGFVMRPVGSMVLGSMGDRFGRKSALVLTMMLMAGATCATGLIPTYATVGIVAPCALVVCRLVQGFAAGGEWGGATTFLVEYAPANRRGLFGALQQLSTSLAVVSAVLVALALNTVLPADDLQAWGWRVPFVLGILIAPMGFYLRTKVPETPHFKAEAEVPGHPLREALTIHRRTVLTISGMVVIWTVAGYTYGTFLVSFASQVLEVPSRYALLGTLTGALCNVAVIPLAGWASDKVGRKPFLLASAAGFALVSIPLFMFMTEARSGISVITATAVAGIFSGLFSGTAPAYLCELLPTRVRYTALSVGYSGAVMLFGGFAPFIATLLVRITGVTIAPAFYVTAAAVLSFLVIACVRAPDPAKAIDR; encoded by the coding sequence ATGACGACAACGGCGCTTCCCGCCGAGGGACTTGCTGCGCGCCCTGTTCCGGGCCGCAAGGACATTGCCCGGGCACTGGCTTCGGCGATGATCGGCAACTGGTTCGAGCTGTTCGACTTCATCATCTACGGGTATTTCGCCGCGCAGATCGGCATCGCCATGTTCCCGGCGTCCGATCCGGTGACGACGATCCTGTCCAGCTTTGCGACCTACGGCGTCGGCTTCGTCATGCGGCCGGTCGGCTCGATGGTGCTGGGTTCGATGGGGGACCGGTTCGGGCGCAAGTCGGCGCTGGTACTGACGATGATGCTGATGGCAGGCGCGACATGCGCCACCGGGCTCATTCCGACATATGCCACAGTGGGAATTGTGGCGCCGTGTGCGCTCGTGGTCTGTCGCCTGGTGCAGGGTTTTGCGGCCGGCGGCGAATGGGGCGGGGCGACCACGTTCCTGGTAGAGTATGCCCCCGCCAACCGTCGCGGCCTGTTCGGTGCGCTCCAACAGCTTAGCACCAGCCTTGCGGTGGTCTCTGCCGTTCTGGTGGCGCTGGCGCTGAACACCGTGCTCCCCGCCGACGATTTGCAGGCATGGGGCTGGCGCGTGCCTTTCGTGCTGGGCATCCTGATTGCGCCAATGGGTTTCTACCTGCGCACGAAAGTTCCTGAAACGCCACACTTCAAAGCCGAGGCAGAGGTTCCCGGGCACCCATTGCGCGAGGCGCTGACGATCCACCGTCGCACCGTCCTGACGATCTCGGGCATGGTCGTGATCTGGACCGTGGCGGGCTACACTTACGGCACCTTCCTCGTCAGCTTCGCCAGCCAGGTTCTGGAAGTGCCGTCGCGCTACGCATTGCTCGGCACCCTGACCGGCGCACTGTGCAATGTTGCGGTGATCCCGCTGGCGGGCTGGGCCTCGGACAAGGTCGGACGCAAACCGTTCCTGCTCGCCAGCGCTGCGGGTTTCGCGCTCGTCTCGATCCCGCTGTTCATGTTCATGACCGAGGCGCGCAGCGGGATCTCCGTCATCACGGCAACGGCAGTGGCGGGCATTTTCTCCGGTCTTTTCAGCGGGACGGCACCGGCATACCTGTGCGAACTGCTGCCGACCCGCGTCCGCTACACCGCGCTGTCGGTAGGCTACAGCGGCGCGGTGATGCTGTTCGGCGGCTTCGCGCCGTTCATCGCAACTCTGCTGGTGCGGATCACCGGCGTGACCATTGCGCCTGCCTTCTATGTCACGGCCGCCGCCGTGCTCTCCTTTCTCGTGATCGCCTGCGTGCGCGCGCCTGATCCTGCAAAGGCCATCGACCGATGA